The proteins below come from a single Lactobacillus johnsonii genomic window:
- the dnaA gene encoding chromosomal replication initiator protein DnaA, whose protein sequence is MFDLDKFWQFFNAEMKKSYSTVAYNAWFKNTKPISFNKKTKEMIIAVESPVAKGYWEKNLASQLIQEAYAYADMEIQPKFEVAGKEGPERLVTPQPRIKTNQEILENRRDEFAQDLQLNSKYTFDTFVQGEGNKLAAGAALAVADNPGSFYNPLFIFGGVGLGKTHLMQAIGHQMLAEKPHAKVVYIQSETFVNDFINSIKNKTQAEFRNKYRNCDLLLVDDIQFFSKKEGIQEEFFHTFETLYNDQKQIVMTSDRLPTEIPELSERLVSRFAWGLQVEITPPDLETRIAILRKKAETDGLAIDDSTLDYIASQVDTNIRELEGALVKVQAHATIEREDINVDLAKEALADLKLVQKNRGLQISKIQEVVANYFQTSTTELKGKKRVKQIVVPRQIAMYLSRELTDSSLPKIGQEFGGKDHTTVMHACDKISRALKTDAEIKAAVYDLKAMLEH, encoded by the coding sequence TTGTTTGATCTAGATAAATTTTGGCAATTTTTTAATGCTGAGATGAAAAAAAGCTACAGCACGGTTGCCTATAATGCTTGGTTTAAAAATACTAAACCAATTTCCTTTAATAAAAAGACAAAAGAGATGATAATCGCTGTTGAATCACCCGTTGCAAAGGGATACTGGGAAAAGAACTTAGCTTCTCAACTCATTCAAGAAGCATATGCTTATGCCGACATGGAAATTCAACCTAAATTTGAAGTTGCAGGTAAAGAAGGTCCTGAACGTTTAGTTACACCACAACCACGAATTAAAACTAATCAAGAAATATTAGAAAATCGCAGAGATGAATTTGCTCAAGACCTTCAACTAAATAGTAAGTATACTTTCGATACCTTTGTTCAAGGTGAGGGAAACAAGCTGGCAGCAGGTGCCGCCTTAGCAGTCGCTGATAATCCGGGAAGTTTTTACAATCCTTTGTTTATTTTTGGTGGGGTTGGTTTAGGTAAAACCCACTTAATGCAGGCTATTGGACATCAAATGTTAGCTGAAAAGCCACATGCAAAAGTGGTTTATATTCAGAGTGAAACTTTCGTAAATGATTTTATTAACTCAATAAAAAACAAAACTCAAGCTGAATTTCGTAATAAGTATCGGAACTGTGATCTCCTATTAGTAGACGACATTCAATTCTTTTCTAAAAAAGAAGGAATCCAAGAGGAATTTTTCCATACTTTTGAAACCCTTTATAATGATCAAAAACAGATTGTTATGACTAGTGATCGTCTACCAACTGAAATTCCTGAATTATCGGAACGTTTAGTTTCACGTTTTGCTTGGGGTCTACAAGTTGAAATTACCCCGCCAGATTTAGAGACTAGAATTGCAATTTTACGAAAAAAAGCTGAAACCGATGGTCTAGCAATTGATGACAGTACCCTCGACTATATTGCTTCACAAGTTGATACCAATATTCGTGAACTTGAAGGAGCTTTAGTTAAGGTTCAAGCACACGCAACAATTGAGCGCGAAGATATTAATGTTGACTTAGCCAAAGAGGCCTTAGCTGACCTAAAGTTGGTACAAAAAAATAGGGGACTTCAAATTTCCAAGATTCAAGAAGTTGTGGCTAACTATTTCCAAACTTCAACTACTGAATTAAAGGGGAAGAAGCGGGTAAAACAAATTGTTGTTCCTCGCCAAATTGCAATGTACTTGTCTCGTGAGTTAACAGATTCTAGTTTGCCTAAAATTGGACAAGAATTTGGTGGTAAGGATCACACAACAGTTATGCATGCCTGCGATAAAATTTCTCGTGCCTTAAAAACTGATGCTGAAATTAAAGCAGCTGTGTATGATTTAAAAGCTATGCTTGAACACTAA
- the dnaN gene encoding DNA polymerase III subunit beta — MQFTINRNLFLENLNNAMRAISSRATIPILSGIKLTLTDEMLTLTGSDTDISIEIQIPVNDDLIVQSTGSIVLPARFFSEIVKKLPGKDFSFEVKESFQTKIVSENTEFMINGLDANNYPHLPEISTDASFKISGKTFREIINETVFAVATQESRPTLTGVNFIFNNSSIKAVATDSHRLSQRQISLENGPQTSTDLIIPGKSLVELSRIIGESDPEITVNPGENQVLFEVGNIAFYSRLLDGQYPDTDRLIPTESTTSVEFELPVLARSLERASLLTHESRNNVVKMTLDVQNQLVKLQGDSPEIGNVEEEIGFKNLEGEGLTISFNPDYLREALRASITDSIIMNFTQPLRPFTVIPAKQDVNFTQLITPVRTF, encoded by the coding sequence ATGCAGTTTACAATCAATCGTAATTTATTCCTCGAAAACCTAAACAATGCTATGCGTGCAATTTCTTCACGTGCTACTATTCCAATATTAAGTGGTATAAAACTTACCCTTACAGATGAAATGCTTACTTTAACCGGTAGTGATACTGACATTTCTATTGAAATTCAAATCCCAGTAAACGATGATTTAATTGTTCAATCTACGGGATCGATCGTTTTACCAGCACGATTTTTCAGTGAAATTGTAAAAAAATTACCAGGTAAAGATTTTTCATTTGAAGTAAAAGAAAGTTTTCAAACGAAAATTGTTTCTGAAAATACCGAATTCATGATTAACGGTTTAGATGCAAACAATTATCCACACTTACCAGAAATTTCTACTGATGCATCATTCAAAATTTCTGGTAAAACATTTAGAGAAATTATTAACGAAACTGTTTTTGCAGTCGCTACTCAAGAAAGTCGTCCAACTTTAACTGGTGTTAACTTTATCTTCAACAATTCATCAATTAAAGCAGTTGCTACCGACAGTCACCGACTATCTCAACGTCAAATTTCTCTAGAAAATGGTCCTCAAACAAGTACTGACTTAATTATTCCTGGAAAGAGCTTAGTAGAATTATCCCGAATTATCGGAGAAAGTGATCCTGAAATCACAGTAAATCCTGGTGAAAACCAAGTTTTATTTGAAGTTGGAAACATTGCGTTCTATTCACGTTTACTTGATGGACAATATCCAGACACTGATCGTTTAATTCCAACTGAATCTACAACATCAGTTGAATTTGAATTACCAGTTTTAGCTCGTTCTCTCGAACGTGCTAGTCTTCTTACTCACGAAAGCCGTAATAATGTGGTTAAGATGACTCTTGATGTTCAAAATCAATTGGTTAAACTCCAAGGTGATTCACCTGAAATAGGGAACGTGGAAGAAGAAATTGGCTTTAAGAATCTTGAAGGAGAGGGCTTAACTATTTCCTTCAATCCTGATTATCTAAGAGAAGCTTTACGTGCCTCTATTACTGATTCCATTATTATGAACTTTACCCAGCCGCTAAGACCATTTACAGTGATACCGGCAAAACAAGATGTTAATTTCACTCAATTAATCACGCCAGTTAGAACATTTTAG
- the yaaA gene encoding S4 domain-containing protein YaaA: MIKKFTIKGEYITLAQFLKEESVISSGGQAKWYLKENPVKLNGEVEDRRGKKIHPGDVLNLAGEEYEFISE; this comes from the coding sequence ATTATCAAAAAATTCACAATTAAGGGAGAATATATTACGCTGGCTCAGTTTTTAAAAGAAGAGAGTGTGATATCTTCTGGTGGTCAAGCTAAATGGTATCTAAAAGAAAATCCTGTTAAGTTGAACGGTGAAGTAGAAGATCGCCGTGGAAAGAAAATACATCCTGGAGATGTACTGAACTTGGCTGGAGAAGAGTATGAATTTATTTCAGAGTAG
- the recF gene encoding DNA replication/repair protein RecF (All proteins in this family for which functions are known are DNA-binding proteins that assist the filamentation of RecA onto DNA for the initiation of recombination or recombinational repair.) has protein sequence MYLANFELKDFRNFEELKINFDPHVNIFIGPNAQGKTNLLEAIYFLALTRSHRTNSDKELIRFGSKFAGLQGKVHKSQLEVELKLRLTPNGKKAWVNRLEQKKLSAYVGQMNAILFSPEDLALVKGAPSIRRRFMDLEFGQINSEYLYFLSQYRQVLQQRNNYLKQLSIKKANDLVFLDVLSDQLAGIAAEIISRRIKYIKKLNSYAQSAHSEISGQAEKLQIFYRPSVKEITPDDDVETIYQKVITSYKKNRPNEIRKGTTLSGPHRDDLDFLINDKNAHDFASQGQQRTISLSVKLAEIQLVHELTQEYPILLLDDVMSELDHRRQSSLLNYIHGKTQTFITTTDLEGISWEIVKEPKVYHISAGTISTKES, from the coding sequence ATGTATCTTGCAAACTTTGAATTGAAAGATTTTAGAAATTTTGAAGAACTAAAGATAAATTTTGACCCTCATGTAAATATTTTTATTGGTCCAAACGCCCAAGGAAAAACTAATTTACTTGAGGCGATTTATTTTTTGGCCCTAACTCGATCTCATCGAACAAATAGCGATAAAGAATTAATTCGTTTTGGAAGTAAATTTGCGGGCTTACAAGGAAAAGTTCATAAAAGTCAATTAGAAGTAGAGTTAAAATTACGTTTAACACCAAACGGAAAAAAAGCTTGGGTAAATAGACTCGAGCAAAAGAAGCTTTCCGCTTATGTAGGACAAATGAATGCAATTTTGTTTTCTCCCGAAGACCTAGCCCTGGTTAAAGGAGCTCCATCAATTAGAAGACGTTTTATGGACTTAGAGTTTGGGCAAATTAATTCAGAATATCTATATTTTTTAAGTCAGTATCGTCAGGTACTGCAACAAAGAAACAATTACTTAAAGCAATTGAGCATAAAAAAGGCAAATGATTTAGTTTTTTTAGATGTCTTGTCAGATCAGCTTGCAGGAATTGCAGCGGAGATAATTTCTAGAAGAATCAAATATATTAAAAAACTTAATTCATATGCTCAAAGTGCTCATAGTGAGATTAGTGGTCAAGCTGAAAAATTACAGATTTTTTATCGTCCATCAGTTAAGGAAATTACCCCAGATGATGATGTAGAGACCATTTATCAAAAAGTTATTACTAGTTATAAAAAAAATCGTCCTAATGAAATTCGAAAGGGGACTACTTTGAGTGGACCTCATCGAGATGACTTGGATTTTTTGATTAACGATAAAAATGCCCATGATTTTGCATCTCAGGGACAGCAACGGACGATTTCTTTAAGTGTAAAGTTGGCTGAAATTCAATTAGTACATGAACTGACACAAGAGTATCCAATTTTACTTTTAGATGATGTAATGAGCGAATTAGATCATCGAAGACAAAGTAGTTTATTAAATTATATTCATGGAAAAACGCAAACTTTTATCACAACAACAGATTTAGAAGGTATTTCTTGGGAAATCGTGAAAGAACCTAAGGTCTATCACATTTCTGCTGGAACGATCAGTACAAAGGAGAGTTAA
- the gyrB gene encoding DNA topoisomerase (ATP-hydrolyzing) subunit B — protein sequence MAEDKSKAALNKAKDFEKRADTYNASQIQVLGGLEAVRKRPGMYIGSTSSQGLHHLVWEIIDNSIDERLAGFATKIEITVNEDGSVTVQDDGRGIPVDIQAKTGRPALETVFTVLHAGGKFGGGGYKVSGGLHGVGASVVNALSTKLEVTVMRDGKKYAISFDHGRVVGEMKQVGTVPLEEHGTIVRFYPDPDIFTETITFDDKILKNRIRELAFLNKGLKLTFTDKRKESAETDVYHFEGGIKEYVAFLNKGQEVLFDEPIYVEGNYEGIDVEVALQYTNGYKTTLMTFANNIHTYEGGMHEAGFKTALTRVVNDYAHKAKILKDKDDNLSGEDIREGITAVVSVKHPSPQFEGQTKTKLGNSDARTAVDRAFSETFSRFLMENPSVGRKIVEKGQLAERARTAAKRAREVTRKKSGLEIANLPGKLADNTSNDPSISELFIVEGNSAGGSAKQGRSRLTQAILPIRGKILNVEKASMDRILANQEIRSLFTALGTGFGADFDVSKARYHKLIIMTDADVDGAHIRTLLLTLFYNYMRPMIEKGYVYIARPPLYQVRQGKVEKYLDTDEELHDYLGTLQPSPKPIVQRYKGLGEMDPEQLWETTMNPENRRLDRVSPEYAEDADKIFDLLMGNEVGPRREFIEKNAKYVENLDA from the coding sequence ATGGCAGAAGATAAGAGCAAGGCAGCATTAAATAAAGCTAAAGATTTTGAAAAGCGTGCTGATACTTATAACGCAAGTCAAATTCAAGTTCTAGGCGGACTTGAAGCAGTTAGAAAGCGCCCAGGTATGTACATTGGCTCAACTAGTAGCCAAGGCTTACACCACCTTGTTTGGGAAATTATTGATAATAGTATTGACGAACGATTAGCAGGATTTGCGACCAAGATTGAAATTACTGTTAATGAAGATGGCAGTGTTACAGTCCAAGATGATGGACGTGGTATTCCGGTTGATATTCAAGCTAAAACAGGTCGTCCAGCCCTAGAAACTGTATTTACTGTTTTGCATGCTGGTGGTAAATTCGGCGGTGGCGGATATAAAGTATCTGGTGGTCTTCACGGTGTTGGTGCTTCTGTAGTAAACGCCCTCTCAACTAAACTTGAGGTTACTGTTATGAGGGATGGAAAGAAATATGCAATTTCTTTTGATCATGGCCGTGTAGTAGGAGAAATGAAGCAAGTGGGAACTGTACCTCTTGAAGAACATGGAACAATCGTTCGTTTCTATCCTGATCCAGATATTTTTACAGAAACTATAACTTTCGACGATAAAATTTTAAAGAACAGAATTCGTGAACTTGCTTTCTTAAACAAGGGCTTAAAATTAACCTTTACCGATAAGCGTAAAGAAAGTGCTGAAACTGATGTTTACCACTTTGAAGGTGGAATCAAAGAATACGTTGCCTTTTTAAACAAAGGTCAAGAAGTGTTATTTGATGAACCAATCTATGTTGAAGGTAATTATGAAGGTATTGATGTTGAAGTTGCATTGCAATACACCAATGGTTATAAAACTACTTTAATGACCTTCGCAAACAATATTCACACCTATGAAGGCGGGATGCACGAAGCCGGCTTTAAGACTGCTCTAACTCGTGTAGTTAACGATTATGCTCATAAGGCTAAAATCTTGAAGGATAAAGATGATAACTTATCTGGTGAAGATATTCGTGAAGGAATTACAGCTGTTGTATCTGTTAAGCACCCTAGTCCCCAGTTTGAAGGGCAGACTAAGACTAAGCTTGGAAACTCAGATGCTAGAACTGCAGTCGATCGAGCATTTTCAGAAACGTTTAGTCGTTTCTTAATGGAAAATCCTTCTGTTGGTCGTAAGATTGTTGAAAAAGGACAACTTGCTGAAAGAGCTAGAACTGCTGCTAAGCGTGCACGTGAAGTTACCCGTAAGAAATCAGGACTTGAAATTGCTAACTTGCCAGGAAAACTAGCTGACAATACCAGTAATGACCCAAGTATTTCAGAGTTATTTATCGTTGAGGGTAACTCTGCCGGTGGATCTGCAAAGCAAGGACGTTCTCGTTTAACCCAGGCAATTTTGCCAATTAGAGGTAAGATCTTGAACGTTGAAAAGGCATCAATGGATAGAATTCTTGCTAACCAAGAAATTAGATCCCTCTTTACCGCTTTAGGTACAGGATTTGGTGCTGATTTTGACGTTTCAAAGGCAAGATATCATAAGTTGATCATCATGACAGATGCCGATGTCGATGGTGCTCACATTAGAACTCTGCTTTTGACTCTCTTTTACAACTACATGCGTCCAATGATCGAAAAAGGGTATGTTTATATCGCTCGTCCACCTCTATATCAAGTTCGCCAAGGTAAGGTAGAGAAATATCTCGATACCGACGAAGAATTGCATGATTACTTAGGTACCTTGCAACCAAGTCCTAAACCAATTGTTCAACGTTATAAGGGACTAGGAGAAATGGATCCAGAACAACTATGGGAAACTACAATGAATCCAGAAAATCGTCGGTTAGATCGAGTAAGTCCTGAATATGCGGAAGATGCTGACAAGATATTTGACCTCTTGATGGGTAATGAAGTAGGTCCAAGACGAGAATTTATTGAAAAGAACGCTAAATACGTTGAGAATTTAGATGCTTAG